One segment of Zymoseptoria tritici IPO323 chromosome 2, whole genome shotgun sequence DNA contains the following:
- the CYP-63 gene encoding putative P450 monooxygenase (P450 putatively acting on a polyketide metabolite. This model appear to be part of a PKS cluster. Comparison with characterized p450s did not yield highly significant matches. Multiple seq alignment and NJ analysis clustered this model with the following models: E_GW.14.17.1 (in a PKS cluster) and GW.1.2615.1.. ...), with protein MAILEAVINRSIGLTHVLLTIALLYGGVLLYRVYFSPLSKFPGPKLAAASSWYEFYYEFIYKGGSQFAFHIDELHQEYGPFVRITPWEIHVNDFRHYDSIYSFQLHHDKPEHLKWRAGQPNSVFATPDHNLHRRRRAALNPYFSKSRVASFAPYIQERLNSMCQRVQREFAGKEKVLNLGDMWGCLVADTIAHYAFHREYNWVNTAVNFQCPLLEQVDVFADIMDTVPHFPVIGMVLYYMPPWLIRIMVPALSGAMDFLNEIESNVNRIKSPDFKPLQGENQNIMYELYHSDLPDTERRQARLVSEGLGVVSAGLETSKTALERATFRILNDPAVHKRLKDELTATWPDTKDAAPELSTLEALPYLTACVEEAFRLAYGTPTRLPRVPREPLTLGDRVIPPGYMVATQALTVMHDTEVFPNPMEYIPERWMDPVTHPNLKKHLVTFGKGTRVCIGQQMAYAIMTLGIANVVRRFDLTLFETDRSDVDLVRASFKPRPKKGSLGIRALVQDVVV; from the exons ATGGCTATACTCGAGGCCGTGATCAACCGCTCGATTGGCTTGACCCACGTCCTTCTCACAATTGCGCTTCTCTACGGCGGTGTACTTTTATATCGAGTATACTTCAGCCCGCTGTCCAAGTTCCCTGGCCCAAAGCTCGCTGCCGCCAGCAGTTGGTATGAATTCTACTACGAATTCATCTACAAAGGCGGCTCTCAATTTGCATTCCATATCGACGAACTCCACCAAGAATACG GCCCGTTCGTGCGCATCACTCCATGGGAGATACACGTCAACGACTTCCGACACTACGACTCGATCTACTCGTTCCAGCTCCATCACGACAAGCCCGAGCACCTGAAATGGCGTGCTGGCCAGCCAAACTCTGTCTTTGCGACTCCCGATCATAATCTTCACCGCCGACGAAGAGCTGCTCTCAACCCATACTTTTCCAAGTCGCGGGTGGCTTCATTCGCACCGTACATCCAGGAACGCCTGAACAGCATGTGTCAACGCGTGCAGCGCGAGTTTGCCGGGAAGGAGAAGGTTCTGAATTTGGGCGACATGTGGGGATG TCTCGTGGCCGATACGATAGCGCACTATGCTTTCCACAGAGAGTATAATTGGGTCAACACCGCCGTCAACTTCCAGTGTCCGTTGCTAGAGCAGGTTGACGTCTTCGCAGACATTATGGACACTGTGCCCCATTTTCCGGTCATCGGCATGGTCCTCTACTACATGCCGCCCTGGCTGATCAGGATCATGGTCCCGGCATTGAGCGGAGCAATGGATTTCCTCAAC GAAATCGAGTCTAACGTCAATCGCATCAAGTCACCAGACTTCAAGCCGCTTCAGGGGGAGAATCAAAACATCATGTATGAGCTGTACCACTCGGATTTGCCCGATACGGAGCGAAGGCAAGCACGTCTTGTCAGCGAAGGACTGGGCGTCGTCTCCGCCGGGCTGGAAACGAGTAAGACGGCGCTGGAGAGAGCTACGTTTCGAATCCTCAACGATCCGGCTGTACACAAGAGGCTGAAAGACGAGCTGACGGCCACATGGCCCGATACCAAGGATGCGGCCCCAGAACTCTCCACGCTGGAGGCTTTGCCATATCTCACGGCTTGCGTAGAAGAAG CATTTCGCTTGGCTTATGGGACTCCTACTCGACTTCCTCGTGTCCCTCGTGAGCCATTGACGCTTGGGGACAGGGTTATTCCTCCTGGATACATGGTCGCCACCCAAGCGTTGACCGTCATGCACGATACCGAAGTATTTCCCAACCCCATGGAATACATCCCCGAGCGATGGATGGATCCCGTCACCCACCCGAATCTCAAGAAACACTTGGTGACGTTCGGAAAGGGAACTCGCGTATGCATTGGCCAGCAAATGGCCTACGCCATTATGACTCTGGGCATTGCAAATGTTGTCAGGCGTTTCGACCTCACCCTTTTTGAGACGGATAGGTCCGACGTTGATCTTGTCCGGGCAAGCTTCAAGCCAAGGCCGAAGAAAGGAAGTTTGGGAATCCGCGCGTTGGTGCAGGATGTCGTGGTTTGA
- a CDS encoding putative multicopper oxidase (Multicopper oxidase laccase with similarity to S. cerevisiae FET3 protein. Possible role in Iron uptake as a ferroxidase.) — protein MQSIKVFASLLWALNVQAKHVWRYNMTVTSAWGEMDGHGRPKYYINGQSPGPLITVREGDEMEVFVTNSLAIETTMHWHGVYQVDHPWNDGVPGVTQFSIQPRDNYTYRWTAQNQYGSYFYHGHFGPAFADGMRGPIWIIPAESRERPYELISDSKEDLAAMKKAEENPRHIVTSDWNAEGMDILLIQYRDTGFAPWCSNSLTLNDRAQTYCHSARDIEDAGGPDRNDLGCIYKVPGYEFTNPLECEPTNPPMEVVQQQEREDWVWINFIHSGAHHELSISIDEHEFYVVAADGEFVSPQKVNQINVNLGERISILVKMDKSPKDYAIRLTSLSPQQIVQGIGLLRYHRHGGHADATNTTVPLTKPWVHLNGTLISENSKKMNETALAPFPARPPPLRSDTTLKFIVKMTGPSTWVLHSSPHQGFRQSLPPVLWNFDSRGNTTYGSPGTMHNGSVVDIIFENDQQVTAMHPFHKHNMKAFIIGMGEGGFPFDTVEEALGHEDYRKNFNFHDPPLRDGCRLNEGAGAWTVIRYQITFPAASMLHCHRIHHFGSGQQVVLLEGVESMAPVPDEVRNMVHADFIPPVRYGPLD, from the exons ATGCAGTCGATCAAAGTCTTTGCGAGCCTGCTCTGGGCTTTGAACGTCCAAGCGAAACACGTCTGGCGATACAACATGACGGTTACCTCCGCCTGGGGGGAAATGG ATGGCCACGGTCGGCCCAAGTATTACATCAATGGTCAAAGCCCGGGCCCACTCATTACAGTCCGCGAGGGCGATGAAATGGAAGTTTTCGTCACCAATTCGCTTGCCATCGAGACCACGATGCATTGGCATGGAGTCTATCAGGTCGACCACCCGTGGAACGACGGGGTCCCAGGAGTAACGCAG TTTTCCATCCAACCCCGAGACAATTACACCTATCGCTGGACTGCTCAGAATCAGTACGGCTCCTATTTCTACCACGGGCACTTCGGCCCAGCTTTCGCAGAT GGAATGCGTGGTCCCATCTGGATCATCCCCGCGGAGTCACGCGAACGACCATACGAGCTTATATCAGACTCCAAGGAAGACCTCGCGGCCATGAAGAAAGCCGAAGAAAATCCTCGCCATATCGTTACGAGCGATTGGAACGCGGAAGGAATGGACATTCTCCTCATCCAGTACCGCGACACAGGGTTTGCCCCTTGGTGTTCGAATTCCTTGACATTGAACGACAGAGCACAAACATACTGCCATTCAGCTCGGGACATTGAAGACGCCGGTGGGCCCGATCGCAACGACCTGGGATGCATCTACAAGGTCCCCGGCTACGAGTTTACGAATCCACTCGAGTGCGAGCCGACCAACCCGCCGATGGAGGTTGTTCAACAGCAAGAACGCGAAGATTGGGTCTGGATCAACTTTATTCACTCGG GTGCTCATCACGAGCTGTCTATCAGCATCGATGAGCATGAGTTCTATGTCGTCGCGGCCGACGGTGAATTTGTATCTCCCCAAAAGGTCAATCAGATCAACGTGAATCTTGGGGAACGAATCAG CATATTGGTCAAGATGGATAAATCACCGAAGGACTACGCCATTCGCTTGACTTCGCTGAGTCCACAGCAAATCGTCCAGGGCATCGGTCTTCTCAGATATCACCGTCACGGT GGACACGCCGATGCGACCAACACCACCGTACCATTGACGAAGCCTTGGGTCCATCTCAACGGCACACTGATTTCTGAAAACTCCAAAAAGATGAACGAGACGGCACTTGCGCCTTTCCCAGCTCGTCCACCGCCACTACGCTCAGATACGACATTGAAGTTCATAGTCAAGATGACCGGCCCTTCGACCTGGGTGCTGCACTCTTCGCCACATCAGGGCTTCCGACAGTCTTTGCCGCCGGTCCTGTGGAACTTCGACTCTCGCGGCAACACTACGTATGGCTCTCCGGGTACCATGCACAATGGTTCCGTCGTGGACATTATCTTCGAGAATGATCAGCAGGTGACGGCCATGCACCCTTTCCACAAGCACAACATGAAAGCGTTCATTATAG GCATGGGTGAGGGTGGCTTCCCATTCGACACCGTGGAGGAAGCTTTGGGTCATGAAGACTACCGAAAGAACTTCAACTTTCATGACCCGCCATTGCGAGATGGATGTCGTTTGAATGAAGGAGCCGGAGCGTGGACGGTCATCCGCTACCAGATCACATTCCCAGCGGCAAGCATGCTTCACTGTCACCGGATCCATCACTTTGGCTCGGGCCAGCAAGTCGTTCTATTAGAGGGTGTTGAGTCCATGGCGCCGGTACCGGATGAGGTCAGGAACATGGTACATGCCGACTTCATCCCGCCGGTCAGGTATGGACCTTTGGACTAA
- the PKS9 gene encoding polyketide synthase (predicted involved in secondary metabolite biosynthesis), translating to NSIIVPLGVLTHVLHYLSFCRQNGFAHNHLVEYVRTTGGFQGCCGGMLSALAIAAAKDEQDIARTAAWAVQLAFAVGCWIDADHSEQKRNDSDTTTLAVRWKPEMSADTIEKEVQKHDGAYVAILLDENKATIILPRRSRDDLTAALSSLGATCKECKIPGRYHMKEHGSVIKKIRQALPPSIQAPSAGHVRSNATGGVIDDGDLSHVVLQCIIAQKVLWHSTITAAASSLDPNKGEWIKMIGTNAIPSKLNKIFRLVSHDVSQAVPDLRTGHSRNDDYPDHSVAVVGMACRFPGADSLDELWNVLLEGKSMLRPMPEHRFDPNDTHPRAPDNLKFWGNFLDDIQGFDHKFFSKKSREAVSMDPQQRILLEVAYEALQSSAYFSALPVDRRERSIGCYIGACSTDYDAHIASHPPTAYSTTGSIRAFLSGKLSHHFGFSGPAITLDTACSSSAVAIHGACVALQTGEISAALAGGATINTSPYHYENLAAAHFLSPTGATKPFDVDADGYCRGEGIGLVVLKRLKDAIRDGDHIRGVIVGSAINQGDNCVPITVPHSGSQAQLYRSALKKSQLDAKALSFVEAHGTGTAVGDPVELESIRQVFGGNDRPAPLYVTSLKGNIGHLEGASGAAALIKALLQMRHRAVPPQASFNTLNRRIPALEPDRMCVPTEIVALGEGRITACVNNYGAAGSNATLMLAEAPRSIAQQDVTLPTVFPIHLTAASEQSLQRYASQLLVWLRANEQQDSRLADVAFGLARHCDHGLPYALDFTVIENSDLVRQVSDTKAVAAAIQKRPDTRPLVLCFGGQTRDRVGLDRALWEIPGPLRSHVDHCDKILQDHGFPSLYPAIFHDEPIQDIVVLHGALFALQYASAMSWLQSGLQVDAVVGHSFGQLTALVVSESLSVADGVRLIAGRASLIKQHWGPERGVMIAIDAQEDHISKITEKVTSRHAEARFETACYNGDSSHVVVCDELSAAQLESELEAASIRFKTLGVPYGFHSRFTEPLLDDLHKLASSLCFQSPTIALETCTPDKTLELPNAEDIVSHTRDPVYFAAGVHRLRKKLGACTWLEAGSGSGITSMIRTCAAPSESLDDVFLSQQLGRDASKAVASTTSSLWARGYSVNCWFYHHSTHAHYRFVNVPTYSWDHSPHWLELSTTSMAQREQDSDPGKKETKGPSKPQLLTAISSNGDKSLHRFAVSTENDEYASMSSGFDLLSDLPAPMTITLDILAVALTKLDVKVLDTSQESVRFDAPPIDWAKCQDLVLSLKQATYGWEFAFTSSGTSDQRPHARGLVKTPRADSDVETELARYSRLVPVDVADDISSSRKSDRAQGRILYGISSKMGLYPSQYQLVQSVAVLGNTVVGDISTPKASTFRPMQTIECFLQVAAIHANFLLDSPTQYSLISIESIKWGNVGIGTVSNPDGWKVICSISRSQATLSYDCFVYDVASGHLHVVLLGAQFGGQDATRPTPRRVETPDVDSQTPQSPSSTTLLSKDATPKPSGTVPDDGPPPEKDAPPEAKATTERAGGVSKKQSIYQDLCGLLEQLADVPKEDIGWTATFDDLGVDSLLMMEAIRDISLMFHIDLPTGDLEQLTDTQSMVDYLEGRGCVGSAYSAPEGESTKQQPVPESSTASPPSATTSAATSEWDLFDDASSSPSASTGDDEPPEYEEAPTMTNAGQVFEGVRKDVQSYIEDAGFAGFWTRVYPTQRRLVLAYIVECFQTLGCDLQQLSAGSLVPSFSVVPKYSRLLDRLYEILVDGGIVRPSPTAGYQQEYVRTSKRLDSTDSGSLYSHMLEAFPEHADETQLLNVTGSCLADCISGGTDALTLLFANQAHRELMARNYDRSPMARATTSLLAEFLRRTLQRFEIDNAPVRKAQILEVGGGTGGTARFVVEFLTKNNIEFEYTFTDISPALVSQAKKKFSKYSNMRFATWDCNQESPSEYRSAFDVVISTNCIHATKDAKQTAGNILPALTEGGVFCLVEFTRSIYWFDLVFGLLDGWWYFDDGRKHALGDEIFWSSALQHAGFKHVSWTDGDSVEARTMRLIVATKEGHSRHSPTVGPSAEKRAGIMMQQTQWLRRAGVDLFADIYLPKAPDPPETKRPIALLFHGGGHLLFGRKDIPMKHVRELLKRGFLPISVDYRLCPEVGLYEGPYMDCCAALRWAREELPHVPLAESVRPDTNKLIAVGWSSGGQLAMSLGFTGPQQGVKPPDAVFALYSPTDLEHEHWDTPCCPEAAEEDPQEVDDILSGVQDHHLTDYTPLNLKKTPSLSLTLQDPRARIVLHLNWKAQSVRTLLRGLPSKTQLAHSNDMKDSDHEHWRYLPSPSTSEVREVSPLAHVRDDSYKVPTFMVHGTRDDWLPSSMSIATRDELSKHNVPVELVIADQCGHAFDL from the exons AATTCCATCATTGTACCCTTAGGGGTCCTTACACATGTGCTGCATTACCTCAGCTTTTGCAGACAGAATGGATTTGCTCACAATCACCTGGTGGAATATGTCCGTACAACAGGAGGATTTCAAGGATGCTGCGGCGGTATGTTATCTGCCCTCGCCATAGCAGCCGCCAAAGACGAACAGGACATTGCTCGAACAGCTGCGTGGGCCGTCCAGCTCGCATTTGCCGTTGGGTGCTGGATTGATGCCGATCACTCGGAACAAAAGCGCAATGACTCCGATACCACAACTTTGGCGGTCAGGTGGAAACCGGAGATGAGCGCGGACACGATCGAGAAAGAAGTTCAGAAGCACGACGGGGCGTATGTAGCCATCCTGCTTGACGAGAACAAGGCCACCATTATCCTGCCGCGTCGCAGTCGAGATGATCTGACTGCAGCCCTCTCTTCGCTCGGTGCGACCTGCAAGGAATGCAAGATACCTGGACGCTATCACATGAAGGAACACGGTTCCGTTATAAAGAAGATTCGCCAGGCACTACCACCCAGTATCCAGGCACCTTCAGCAGGCCACGTGCGCTCAAATGCAACCGGAGGTGTCATCGACGACGGGGACCTGTCGCACGTGGTGCTGCAATGCATCATAGCGCAAAAAGTTCTATGGCATTCGACCATTACTGCGGCCGCGTCGTCACTTGATCCAAACAAGGGCGAATGGATCAAGATGATCGGCACCAATGCGATCCCCTCGAAGCTCAACAAGATATTCCGCCTAGTGAGCCACGACGTCAGCCAGGCGGTCCCTGACCTTCGAACAGGCCACTCGAGGAACGATGATTACCCCGATCACTCTGTTGCGGTAGTTGGTATGGCGTGCAGATTTCCTGGAGCAGATTCCCTTGATGAGCTCTGGAACGTGCTGTTGGAAGGAAAGTCCATGCTACGTCCGATGCCAGAACATCGTTTCGACCCAAACGACACTCATCCGCGTGCTCCAGACAACTTGAAATTCTGGGGCAacttcctcgacgacatccagGGCTTCGATCACAAGTTCTTCAGCAAGAAGTCCCGCGAAGCTGTTTCAATGGACCCACAGCAGCGAATCCTGCTCGAAGTTGCCTACGAAGCTCTCCAGTCTTCCGCTTATTTCTCCGCTCTTCCCGTAGATCGCCGGGAGCGATCCATCGGCTGCTATATAGGCGCGTGCTCCACGGACTACGATGCCCACATAGCTTCGCATCCTCCCACTGCCTACTCAACGACAGGCTCCATCCGCGCCTTCCTGAGTGGAAAGCTATCTCATCATTTCGGATTCTCGGGGCCTGCCATCACGCTCGACACTGCTtgctcatcgtcggcggTAGCCATACACGGTGCATGTGTAGCCCTCCAAACCGGTGAAATCTCAGCAGCACTCGCGGGGGGTGCGACCATCAATACCAGTCCTTACCACTATGAGAATCTGGCTGCGGCACATTTCTTGTCGCCGACTGGGGCGACAAAGCCTTTCGATGTTGATGCCGACGGCTACTGCCGAGGTGAAGGCATCGGCCTAGTCGTGCTGAAGCGATTGAAGGATGCCATCCGGGATGGCGATCATATTCGTGGCGTCATTGTAGGCTCTGCCATCAACCAAGGCGATAATTGCGTTCCTATCACCGTGCCGCACTCTGGCTCGCAAGCTCAGCTATACAGGTCCGCTCTGAAGAAGTCGCAGCTGGATGCCAAGGCGTTGTCATTCGTAGAGGCGCATGGTACCGGCACGGCCGTAGGAGACCCTGTTGAGCTGGAGAGTATCCGACAAGTCTTCGGAGGCAACGATCGCCCGGCTCCGCTCTACGTCACCTCCTTGAAAGGCAACATTGGACATCTGGAAGGAGCATCGGGAGCTGCAGCCCTCATCAAAGCTCTCTTGCAAATGCGGCATCGTGCGGTGCCACCGCAGGCATCCTTCAACACTCTCAACCGCCGCATTCCAGCTCTTGAGCCAGACAGAATGTGCGTTCCGACCGAGATCGTCGCCCTTGGCGAAGGAAGAATCACCGCTTGCGTCAACAACTATGGCGCCGCCGGGAGCAATGCGACCTTGATGTTGGCAGAAGCCCCACGATCGATAGCACAGCAAGATGTAACCCTACCGACAGTCTTTCCCATACATCTCACAGCTGCCAGCGAACAAAGTCTTCAGAGATACGCCTCACAGCTTCTTGTGTGGCTCAGGGCGAACGAGCAGCAGGACTCGAGACTCGCAGATGTGGCGTTTGGCCTCGCCCGGCATTGCGACCACGGTCTGCCATACGCCCTAGACTTCACCGTTATTGAGAACTCGGACTTGGTCCGACAGGTCTCCGATACCAAGGCTGTGGCCGCGGCGATCCAGAAGCGGCCGGACACACGGCCTTTGGTCCTCTGCTTCGGTGGACAGACACGCGACCGTGTTGGACTTGATCGAGCTCTTTGGGAGATTCCGGGCCCGCTTCGCTCCCACGTTGACCACTGTGACAAAATCCTGCAAGACCATGGGTTTCCCAGTCTCTATCCGGCCATCTTCCACGACGAGCCTATTCAAGATATCGTTGTACTCCACGGCGCCTTGTTTGCCCTTCAGTATGCATCCGCGATGAGCTGGCTTCAATCCGGTCTGCAAGTAGACGCCGTCGTAGGCCACAGTTTCGGCCAGCTCACGGCTTTAGTCGTGAGTGAGTCTCTAAGTGTGGCAGATGGGGTTCGGCTGATCGCTGGCCGCGCTTCGCTCATCAAACAGCACTGGGGTCCTGAGCGAGGAGTCATGATTGCGATAGATGCTCAGGAAGATCATATCAGCAAGATCACCGAGAAAGTTACTAGCCGACATGCAGAAGCACGCTTCGAAACGGCTTGCTACAACGGTGACTCCTCTCATGTCGTCGTGTGCGACGAACTATCGGCAGCTCAACTGGAGTCAGAGCTTGAGGCAGCTTCGATTCGCTTCAAGACACTCGGGGTGCCGTACGGATTTCATTCGCGGTTCACCGAACCTTTGCTCGACGACTTACACAAGCTAGCGTCCTCGCTGTGCTTCCAGTCACCCACCATAGCACTGGAGACCTGTACACCAGACAAAACCCTGGAGCTTCCGAATGCGGAAGATATTGTCAGCCATACCCGCGACCCCGTCTACTTTGCTGCTGGGGTCCATCGTCTTCGCAAAAAACTCGGCGCTTGTACCTGGCTAGAGGCTGGATCAGGCTCTGGAATCACGTCGATGATCCGAACTTGTGCTGCACCGAGCGAGAGTCTGGATGACGTTTTTCTTTCTCAACAGCTTGGACGCGATGCTAGTAAAGCTGTAGCGAGCACCACATCTTCGCTCTGGGCTCGAGGGTACTCCGTAAACTGCTGGTTTTACCATCATTCTACGCATGCCCATTATCGGTTCGTGAATGTGCCGACTTACTCGTGGGACCACTCTCCGCATTGGCTGGAGCTCTCGACTACCTCGATGGCACAACGAGAACAAGACTCGGACCCCGGCAAAAAGGAAACCAAAGGCCCGTCCAAGCCGCAACTCCTGACGGCAATCTCGAGCAATGGTGACAAGAGCCTGCATCGCTTCGCCGTATCTACAGAAAACGACGAGTACGCATCGATGAGCTCTGGATTCGATTTGCTCTCCGACTTGCCGGCGCCCATGACCATCACTCTGGACATTCTTGCTGTGGCTTTGACGAAGCTCGATGTCAAGGTATTGGACACGTCACAGGAGTCTGTCAGATTCGATGCACCACCCATCGATTGGGCGAAATGTCAGGACTTGGTTCTGTCTCTAAAGCAGGCCACATACGGCTGGGAGTTCGCCTTTACCTCCTCTGGCACGTCTGATCAACGTCCGCATGCTCGGGGTCTGGTCAAAACACCCCGTGCGGATAGCGATGTCGAGACAGAATTGGCCCGTTACAGCAGACTAGTCCCTGTTGACGTTGCAGACGACATTTCTAGTAGCAGAAAAAGCGATCGAGCTCAAGGAAGGATTCTTTACGGCATCTCTTCCAAGATGGGCCTATATCCCAGCCAATACCAGCTCGTCCAAAGCGTGGCGGTGCTCGGAAATACGGTCGTTGGGGACATTTCAACCCCGAAAGCCTCGACATTCCGCCCGATGCAAACCATTGAATGCTTTCTTCAGGTCGCTGCTATACACgccaacttcctcctcgactcaCCGACCCAATACAGCCTGATAAGCATCGAGAGCATCAAGTGGGGCAACGTCGGTATTGGAACTGTGTCGAATCCCGATGGGTGGAAAGTCATTTGCTCCATTTCGAGATCGCAGGCCACGCTCAGCTACGATTGTTTTGTCTATGACGTCGCGAGCGGACATTTGCATGTCGTCCTTTTAGGGGCTCAGTTTGGTGGCCAAGATGCTACTCGTCCAACACCTCGACGTGTGGAAACACCTGATGTTGATTCTCAGACTCCGCAATCTCCGTCCAGCACGACGCTTCTATCGAAGGACGCAACGCCAAAGCCTTCAGGAACCGTCCCGGATGACGGTCCACCTCCAGAGAAAGATGCACCACCAGAAGCGAAGGCAACAACTGAGCGGGCAGGAGGAGTGAGCAAGAAGCAGAGCATCTACCAAGACTTGTGCGGTCTTCTCGAACAGCTTGCTGATGTTCCAAAGGAGGACATCGGATGGACGGCGACATTTGACGATCTCGGAGTCGACTCGTTGCTGATGATGGAAGCAATCCGCGACATCAGTCTCATGTTTCACATCGACCTTCCTACAGGTGATCTCGAACAATTGACGGACACGCAGTCGATGGTCGATTATCTCGAGGGTCGTGGATGCGTAGGCAGCGCCTACAGCGCACCTGAAGGAGAAAGCACCAAGCAACAGCCCGTGCCTGAAAGCAGCactgcttctcctccttccgcaACGACTTCTGCAGCGACAAGCGAATGGGATCTTTTCGACGATGCGTCGAGTTCGCCATCAGCCAGCAcgggcgacgacgagccacCAGAGTATGAAGAAGCACCGACGATGACCAACGCTGGGCAGGTCTTTGAAGGTGTCCGCAAAGATGTCCAGAGCTACATCGAGGATGCCGGATTTGCTGGATTCTGGACGCGAGTGTATCCAACGCAACGAAGGTTGGTTCTCGCATACATCGTAGAGTGCTTCCAGACGCTCGGGTGTGATCTCCAACAGCTTTCCGCTGGCAGCCTGGTTCCCAGCTTCTCTGTTGTACCGAAATACTCCAGGCTGCTGGATCGGTTATATGAAATCCTCGTCGATGGAGGCATCGTTCGTCCTAGCCCAACCGCAGGCTATCAACAAGAGTACGTCCGGACCTCAAAGCGTCTGGACAGCACTGACTCGGGCTCGTTGTACTCTCATATGCTAGAAGCCTTTCCCGAACACGCGGATGAGACTCAACTGCTTAACGTCACCGGATCTTGCCTCGCCGACTGCATCAGTGGCGGAACAGATGCATTGACGCTCCTTTTTGCAAACCAGGCGCACAGGGAATTGATGGCCAGAAACTACGACAGATCACCCATGGCTCGAGCGACTACCAGTCTGCTTGCCGAGTTCTTGCGTCGCACGTTGCAGCGGTTCGAGATTGACAATGCGCCCGTACGCAAGGCTCAAATACTGGAAGTTGGAGGCGGCACTGGTGGTACGGCACGATTCGTTGTGGAATTTCTGACGAAGAACAATATCGAGTTCGAGTACACCTTCACCGACATCTCGCCCGCTTTGGTCTCTCAGGCCAAGAAGAAGTTCTCAAAGTACTCCAACATGCGTTTTGCGACTTGGGACTGCAACCAAGAAAGCCCCTCGGAGTATCGCTCCGCGTTTGATGTAGTGATATCCACAAATTGCATCCACGCCACCAAAGATGCGAAACAAACGGCGGGAAACATTCTTCCGGCGCTCACGGAGGGGGGTGTCTTCTGCCTTGTGGAGTTCACCCGCTCGATTTACTGGTTTGACCTGGTGTTCGGGCTGCTTGATGGCTGGTGGTATTTCGACGACGGGAGGAAGCATGCTCTTGGTGACGAGATTTTCTGGTCTAGTGCGCTGCAACACGCCGGCTTCAAGCACGTCTCGTGGACCGACGGCGACTCGGTGGAGGCTCGGACGATGAGGCTGATCGTAGCGACGAAGGAAGGTCACTCCCGTCATTCGCCGACAGTTGGTCCCAGCGCGGAGAAGCGTGCAGGCATCATGATGCAGCAGACACAGTGGCTACGTCGCGCGGGTGTGGATCTGTTCGCGGACATATATCTTCCCAAAGCACCGGACCCACCGGAGACGAAGAGACCGATTGCGCTGCTGTTCCATGGTGGTGGCCACTTGTTGTTTGGTCGAAAGGATATTCCTATGAAGCACGTCCGGGAGCTTTTGAAACGAGGCTTTTTGCCCATCAGTGTGGATTATCGCCTTTGCCCCGAGGTCGGGCTCTACGAAGGGCCGTATATGGACTGTTGTGCGGCACTGCGATGGGCCCGTGAAGAGCTCCCGCACGTTCCTCTTGCCGAATCCGTCAGACCCGATACAAACAAGCTCATTGCGGTGGGTTGGTCCAGCGGGGGTCAGTTGGCCATGAGTCTAGGCTTCACCGGACCGCAACAAGGCGTCAAGCCGCCAGACGCAGTATTTGCACTGTATTCTCCGACCGATCTAGAGCACGAGC ACTGGGACACCCCTTGCTGCCCCGaagccgccgaagaagaTCCGCAGGAGGTCGACGATATACTGAGCGGCGTACAGGATCATCATCTGACCGATTATACGCCCTTGAACCTGAAGAAGACTCCGTCACTTTCGTTGACATTGCAGGATCCTCGTGCCCGAATCGTGCTGCATCTGAATTGGAAGGCTCAATCGGTGCGGACACTCCTCCGCGGGCTTCCCAGCAAGACTCAGCTCGCACACAGCAATGACATGAAAGACTCGGACCACGAGCATTGGAGGTACCTGCCGAGCCCGAGCACGTCGGAAGTGCGTGAAGTGAGTCCATTGGCGCACGTGCGGGACGACTCGTACAAGGTGCCGACATTCATGGTTCATGGAACCCGCGACGACTGGCTTCCATCGTCCATGAGCATTGCTACCCGGGACGAGTTGAGCAAGCATAACGTCCCCGTGGAATTGGTCATCGCGGACCAATGCGGGCATGCATTTGACTTG